The Bifidobacterium coryneforme genome segment GCTCTTCAGCATCGTCGCCAGCATCGGGCGGATAGGCGGGGCCGGCAGGCTCAAGAACATCAGCCTGAAGACCATCGTGCCTGAAGACCATCGTGCTCCTGCTGGTCAATACCTTCACGGCAGCCGTGATTGCTCTGGTCCTCGGACTGCTCTTCCAGGTGGGCAAGGGGTTTGACCAGGCCCTGCCCAAGGGGGTTAAACCCCGCGAGGTGCCCGGGGTGGTCGATACCCTGGTAGGGCTCTTCCCGTCGAATCTTGCCGATAACTGGGCCAATAACCAGGTCATTCCGATTGTGATCTTCGCCATCCTCCTGGCTGTTTCCATGAACAAGGCCGCCTCTACTCCGCGTGGCGAGAAGAGCGTGGCCCCCTTCAAGGCCTTCGTCGAAGCCGGCAATGTGGTGCTCTCCAAGGCCACCCAGATCATCGTCGGCTTTACCCCCTACGCTGTCCTCTCCCTGATTGCGGCCGCCATCGGGAACAGTAGCCTCAAGAGTCTCCTGCCCCTTCTGGGTGTTCTCCTGGTGGCTTACCTGGGACTGGCCATTCAGCTCTTCCTGGCCCAGCCCCTGATTCTGGCCCTGGTTGGACGCGTCAACCCCCTGCCCTTCTTCCGGGCCCTCTGGCCTGCGGGTGTGGTGGCCTTCACCTCCGAGAGCAGCATCGGCACCATTCCCGTCACCGTCCGCCAGCTGCGCTCGGCCGGCGTTCCGGAGGAGGCCGCCTCCTTCGTGGCCAGCCTGGGTGCCAATCTGGGTATGCCCGGATGCGCCGGTCTTTGGCCGGTCCTC includes the following:
- a CDS encoding dicarboxylate/amino acid:cation symporter, translating into MIALVLGLLFQVGKGFDQALPKGVKPREVPGVVDTLVGLFPSNLADNWANNQVIPIVIFAILLAVSMNKAASTPRGEKSVAPFKAFVEAGNVVLSKATQIIVGFTPYAVLSLIAAAIGNSSLKSLLPLLGVLLVAYLGLAIQLFLAQPLILALVGRVNPLPFFRALWPAGVVAFTSESSIGTIPVTVRQLRSAGVPEEAASFVASLGANLGMPGCAGLWPVLLAVFAINAQGGSYSFVRFALLIVFALVVSVGTVGVPGTATITATSLFTAAGLPVPFIAIMQPISQLVDMGRTLVNVAGAANTAVIVARTENELDMDLYSGRKVFDDQDIEEDPEGL